From Andrena cerasifolii isolate SP2316 chromosome 12, iyAndCera1_principal, whole genome shotgun sequence, a single genomic window includes:
- the LOC143375048 gene encoding uncharacterized protein LOC143375048 — protein MIRRTCLIALLVGVLATVWGLPQQPKSRRPLPEFKNNTGGLELPDNATLIREDIVDNFSCNERIYGYYADMENDCQIFHVCMPQARGAARWSFICPAETVFNQATFVCTRTENSIPCEESESFYNLNEAIGKEVEEEERDMEQSTKESDAVEPISSKPPARTSRILNRKKSSRRH, from the exons ATGATTCGTAGAACGTGTCTGATCGCGCTGCTCGTTGGTGTTCTCGCCACTGTTTGGGGTCTTCCTCAGCAACCCAAGTCTAGGAGACCCCTCCCAGAATTCAAG AACAATACTGGAGGCTTAGAACTGCCGGACAACGCGACGCTCATTCGAGAGGACATCGTGGACAATTTCTCCTGCAACGAGAGGATCTATGGATATTACGCCGACATGGAGAATGACTGTCAGATTTTCCACGTCTGTATGCCACAAGCTAGGGGCGCGGCAAGGTGGAGTTTCATCTGCCCTGCGGAGACAGTGTTCAATCAA GCCACGTTCGTTTGCACGCGAACCGAGAACTCTATACCCTGCGAGGAATCGGAGAGCTTCTACAATCTGAACGAGGCGATTGGCAAGGAAGTGGAAGAGGAGGAAAGGGACATGGAGCAGTCGACGAAGGAATCGGATGCTGTGGAGCCGATCTCGAGCAAGCCGCCAGCTAGAACGTCGAGGATTTTGAACAGGAAGAAGTCGTCGCGGCGACACTGA